One Bifidobacterium angulatum DSM 20098 = JCM 7096 DNA window includes the following coding sequences:
- a CDS encoding 3'-5' exonuclease: MVECGMSWQNEARDDIGQWSLAMPKDADGNVIDWQWVGSLDLAQGIGCLASGDSVETLSAQRIHDDLRNDYMTRDRLEPIIAQCNSSFMTDFDRHLSSYRLPRALAYANRRLNDEINLLLHAGERRHLWKVSRKRQGRGTAVVLGAPEPGGHFPAGLDVEDIQDRTADILNERAERRKAERAQHVASSMLMAQASLSGIDDAAQGEAANRSPRKSANDWRNAYLPGRGIDTVMGIDIETTGTDPARDYIIDVGFEYMNMMSARPADFPSEYTYEQSSYTPGCAYGQSRLSFGVTDANAKVGNPFIAKFTGIDVRERGAASGCRIFDEWPEAQLGLLQRLVQQPYVAHNATFEHGFFMLNVTGYAEAYRAGGIVIVDTMPMSRQWDPGSVETPEHPYGDNTLDAYAKRQGALQADQNERHLGLEDAHIMLVAMKHQLEWLHEQRKGPWGPDGRPGVGGKQCGRR; this comes from the coding sequence ATGGTCGAATGCGGCATGAGCTGGCAGAACGAGGCACGCGACGATATCGGGCAATGGAGTCTCGCCATGCCCAAGGACGCCGATGGGAACGTCATTGACTGGCAATGGGTGGGTTCGCTTGACCTGGCCCAGGGCATCGGATGCCTTGCATCGGGTGATTCGGTCGAGACGTTGAGCGCACAGCGAATCCACGACGACCTGCGGAACGACTACATGACGCGCGATCGGCTGGAGCCGATCATCGCCCAATGCAACAGTTCGTTCATGACCGATTTCGACAGGCATCTCAGCTCATATCGGTTGCCTCGCGCGCTTGCCTATGCCAATCGTCGGCTGAACGACGAAATCAACCTGTTGCTGCACGCCGGTGAACGGCGGCATCTGTGGAAGGTCTCGCGCAAACGCCAAGGGCGAGGCACGGCCGTGGTGCTGGGGGCTCCCGAGCCGGGAGGGCATTTCCCCGCAGGCCTCGACGTCGAAGACATTCAGGATCGAACGGCCGACATTCTGAACGAGCGCGCCGAACGTCGCAAAGCCGAACGTGCCCAACATGTGGCCTCGTCCATGCTTATGGCACAAGCCAGTCTGTCCGGCATCGACGATGCCGCTCAAGGCGAGGCGGCGAACCGCTCGCCGCGCAAATCCGCGAACGACTGGCGTAACGCGTACCTTCCCGGGCGCGGCATCGACACGGTGATGGGCATCGATATCGAAACAACGGGAACGGATCCGGCCAGGGACTACATCATCGATGTCGGTTTCGAATACATGAACATGATGTCTGCGCGCCCCGCGGATTTCCCGAGCGAATACACCTATGAGCAGTCGAGCTACACGCCGGGTTGTGCCTATGGGCAGTCGCGGCTGAGCTTTGGCGTTACCGACGCGAATGCCAAGGTGGGCAACCCGTTCATCGCCAAGTTCACCGGCATCGATGTCCGCGAACGCGGCGCGGCCAGCGGCTGCCGCATATTCGACGAGTGGCCCGAAGCACAGTTGGGATTGCTGCAACGCCTTGTCCAGCAGCCATATGTGGCGCATAACGCGACCTTCGAGCATGGGTTCTTCATGCTCAACGTCACCGGATATGCCGAAGCCTACCGCGCCGGCGGCATCGTGATCGTCGATACGATGCCGATGAGCCGGCAATGGGATCCAGGCTCTGTGGAAACGCCCGAACACCCTTACGGGGACAATACCTTGGACGCTTACGCCAAGCGGCAGGGGGCCCTGCAGGCCGATCAGAACGAACGCCATCTTGGGCTGGAGGACGCGCATATCATGCTGGTGGCCATGAAGCATCAGCTTGAGTGGCTGCACGAACAGCGGAAAGGGCCATGGGGTCCGGATGGTAGGCCGGGCGTGGGCGGTAAGCAGTGCGGCAGACGGTGA
- a CDS encoding TraX family protein — protein sequence MKQQDAKTDSTELIGRRKPKRRGLTVFNLKVIGAIFMFLSVASVTVVPAVFGDITKDMTALSVAMICEIVSWCAIPIYAWLLFDGYRHTHNRWLYLLQLLVLALACEVPYDKVTSGKYVDMNSQNPVFGLLIALIVMAAFDWVKRRYERGMQYVLMVMLAIVGLLWNLMLHIGLRQGVMNVGAITLAFVLVFYLMNRHENTMMITAGLMGAVSFIAPAVGVAFLHYRRDELGYRHVWAKWVFYVLYPLMLVMGMAL from the coding sequence ATGAAACAGCAGGATGCGAAAACGGACAGCACCGAGCTCATCGGGCGTCGTAAGCCGAAGCGACGCGGGTTGACGGTGTTCAATCTTAAGGTGATCGGCGCCATCTTCATGTTCCTGTCCGTGGCGAGCGTCACGGTGGTTCCCGCTGTGTTCGGGGACATCACCAAGGATATGACGGCGTTGAGCGTCGCCATGATCTGCGAGATCGTGTCCTGGTGTGCCATTCCCATCTATGCATGGCTACTGTTCGACGGGTATCGCCATACGCATAATCGTTGGCTGTATCTGCTGCAGCTGCTGGTGCTGGCTCTGGCGTGCGAGGTTCCTTACGACAAGGTGACATCCGGCAAGTATGTCGATATGAATTCGCAGAATCCGGTGTTCGGCCTGCTGATTGCGCTGATTGTGATGGCCGCGTTCGACTGGGTTAAGCGCCGCTATGAGAGGGGCATGCAGTATGTGCTGATGGTCATGCTCGCCATTGTCGGACTGCTGTGGAATCTGATGCTGCATATCGGCTTGCGGCAGGGCGTTATGAATGTCGGTGCGATTACCTTGGCGTTTGTTCTGGTGTTCTACCTGATGAACAGGCATGAGAACACCATGATGATCACGGCCGGTCTTATGGGCGCGGTGTCGTTCATTGCTCCTGCCGTGGGCGTGGCGTTCCTGCATTATCGCCGTGATGAGCTGGGCTATAGGCATGTGTGGGCCAAGTGGGTGTTCTATGTGCTCTACCCGTTGATGCTGGTGATGGGCATGGCTCTGTGA
- a CDS encoding peptide deformylase: protein MFGKNSKVDLELNRDVEHLIKTGGKEHILPIVQAGEPVLRQQTVAYTGQLSKHTLAKLIDAMRTTMLEAPGVGLAATQIGLGLALAVLEDHIRDDEDDPREIGELPFHVIINPVYAPVGTETRSFYEGCLSFDGYQAVRKRWLDIDAEWDDENGMHHKERMHGWPARIFQHETDHLSGELYIDKAEIRSLTTYENLEDFWCEDPVPTEAAKELGFEL from the coding sequence ATGTTCGGCAAGAACAGCAAGGTCGACCTCGAACTTAACCGCGATGTCGAGCATCTCATCAAGACCGGAGGCAAGGAGCATATCCTGCCCATCGTCCAAGCCGGCGAACCGGTATTGAGACAGCAGACCGTCGCGTATACCGGGCAGCTGTCCAAGCATACGTTGGCCAAGCTCATCGACGCGATGCGCACCACCATGCTGGAAGCTCCCGGCGTGGGGCTTGCCGCCACGCAGATCGGCCTTGGACTGGCGCTGGCCGTATTGGAGGATCATATTCGTGACGATGAGGACGATCCCCGTGAGATCGGCGAGCTGCCGTTCCATGTGATCATCAACCCCGTGTATGCGCCTGTCGGCACCGAGACCCGCAGCTTCTACGAGGGATGCCTGAGCTTTGACGGGTATCAGGCCGTACGCAAGCGCTGGCTTGACATCGACGCCGAATGGGATGACGAGAACGGGATGCACCATAAGGAGCGCATGCATGGTTGGCCGGCTCGCATCTTCCAACATGAAACCGACCATCTGAGCGGTGAACTGTATATCGACAAGGCCGAGATCCGTTCACTGACCACCTACGAGAACCTGGAGGACTTCTGGTGCGAGGACCCCGTACCCACTGAAGCCGCCAAGGAACTCGGTTTCGAACTGTGA
- a CDS encoding HAD family hydrolase, with translation MTRQYKAVFFDLYGTLIDIRTDEDSPRAWNALYEALRDAGAEYASADGVKRAFDEGLAQVMEGHESDCCYEPDYVSVYQRMLSDRGVSADERMARDMGRVFRRASTNLIRLYPGVMVMLDRLHDAGMRTVLVSNAQSCFTRPELVLLGLDKALDDVLISSEEGVRKPAAEFFERALQREGIAADQVVMVGNDATSDIGGAANAGIDGIYFNTEISPSDDALTCERAALSCRGADYDAMLEFVLGRR, from the coding sequence ATGACCAGGCAATATAAGGCGGTGTTCTTCGATCTATATGGCACCCTGATCGACATTCGTACCGATGAGGATTCCCCGAGGGCCTGGAATGCCTTGTATGAGGCGTTGCGCGATGCCGGCGCCGAGTATGCGAGTGCCGACGGCGTGAAGCGGGCGTTCGACGAGGGGCTGGCTCAGGTTATGGAAGGCCATGAGTCGGATTGCTGCTATGAGCCCGACTATGTTTCCGTCTACCAGCGGATGCTGTCCGACCGCGGTGTGTCGGCCGACGAGCGGATGGCTCGTGATATGGGACGCGTGTTCCGCCGTGCCTCGACGAATCTGATCCGTCTGTACCCCGGCGTAATGGTCATGCTGGATAGGCTGCATGATGCCGGGATGCGTACTGTGCTGGTCAGCAACGCGCAATCGTGCTTTACGCGCCCCGAACTGGTATTGCTGGGATTGGACAAGGCATTGGACGATGTGCTGATCTCCAGCGAGGAGGGGGTGCGCAAGCCCGCTGCCGAGTTCTTCGAACGAGCCCTGCAGCGTGAGGGGATTGCCGCCGACCAGGTGGTGATGGTGGGCAATGACGCTACCAGCGATATCGGTGGTGCTGCCAACGCCGGCATTGACGGCATCTATTTCAATACGGAGATCTCACCTTCCGACGATGCCCTGACCTGTGAGCGCGCTGCGCTGTCGTGCAGGGGCGCCGATTATGATGCGATGCTGGAATTCGTCTTGGGCCGTCGGTAG
- the glmM gene encoding phosphoglucosamine mutase: protein MPNMFGTDGVRGLANRDLTAQLALDLGDAAVRVLGNSEAKEGQPEGRRRALVGRDTRVSGDFLASALSAGMSAGGFDVIDAGIIPTPGVAFLTSVLNVEMGAVISASHNPMPDNGIKFFARGGFKLPDSKEDEIEAVLGKDWERPTGAGVGRVSHDTVTATNLYIDHLVSAVAPIEAGKPQATPLKGLKVVADCANGATSVVAPEALRRAGADVIVINASPDGYNINKNAGSTHPEQLQAVVKASDADLGVAFDGDADRCLAVDEDGNMVNGDQIMGILARSKKREGKLAHDTLVVTVMSNLGLKLALKDMGIATVQTNVGDRYVLEEMLRGGYTLGGEQSGHVINREFATTGDGTLTALTLCNEVVKSGKSLKELAADFPQLPQTLVNVPNVDKLAAKTNPVVLEAVRKEEAMLGETGRVLLRPSGTEPLVRVMAEAATQQQADEVCDRLAKIVADELAL from the coding sequence ATGCCGAACATGTTTGGAACCGATGGCGTTCGAGGATTGGCGAATAGGGACTTGACCGCGCAGCTGGCGTTGGATCTGGGCGATGCCGCCGTACGCGTGCTGGGGAATAGCGAAGCCAAGGAGGGGCAGCCGGAAGGTCGTCGCCGTGCATTGGTCGGCAGGGATACGCGAGTGTCCGGCGATTTTCTCGCTTCCGCACTGTCCGCGGGCATGAGCGCCGGCGGATTCGACGTGATCGATGCCGGCATCATCCCCACTCCGGGCGTGGCCTTCCTGACCTCCGTGCTCAACGTCGAGATGGGAGCGGTGATCTCCGCCTCCCACAATCCCATGCCCGACAATGGCATTAAATTCTTCGCCCGTGGCGGTTTCAAGCTGCCCGACAGCAAGGAAGACGAGATTGAGGCCGTGCTCGGCAAGGATTGGGAACGCCCGACCGGAGCCGGTGTGGGGCGTGTCAGCCACGACACGGTGACCGCCACCAACCTGTATATCGACCATCTGGTGTCGGCCGTCGCGCCGATCGAGGCCGGCAAGCCCCAAGCCACGCCGCTGAAGGGGCTGAAGGTCGTGGCCGATTGCGCCAACGGCGCCACCTCTGTCGTGGCTCCCGAGGCTTTGCGCCGCGCCGGTGCCGACGTCATTGTGATCAACGCATCGCCGGACGGCTACAACATCAACAAGAACGCCGGATCCACCCACCCCGAGCAGTTGCAGGCCGTGGTCAAGGCATCCGATGCCGATCTTGGTGTGGCCTTCGACGGCGACGCCGATCGATGCCTGGCTGTGGACGAGGACGGCAACATGGTCAACGGCGATCAGATCATGGGCATTCTGGCACGGTCCAAGAAGCGTGAAGGCAAGCTCGCCCACGATACGCTGGTTGTCACGGTGATGAGCAACCTTGGACTGAAACTGGCCCTGAAGGATATGGGCATCGCCACGGTGCAGACCAACGTGGGCGACCGCTATGTGCTCGAGGAGATGCTCAGGGGCGGCTATACGCTTGGCGGCGAACAGTCCGGCCATGTCATCAACCGTGAATTCGCCACTACCGGCGACGGCACCCTGACGGCCCTCACTCTGTGCAACGAGGTGGTGAAGTCCGGCAAGAGCCTCAAGGAACTTGCCGCGGACTTCCCCCAGCTGCCGCAGACGTTGGTCAATGTGCCCAATGTCGATAAGCTTGCGGCAAAGACCAACCCCGTGGTGCTGGAGGCCGTCAGGAAGGAAGAGGCCATGCTCGGCGAGACCGGTCGCGTGCTGCTGCGTCCGTCCGGTACCGAGCCGCTGGTGCGCGTGATGGCCGAGGCCGCCACCCAGCAGCAGGCCGATGAGGTCTGCGATCGCCTGGCGAAGATCGTCGCCGATGAGCTCGCCCTGTAA
- a CDS encoding alpha-amylase family glycosyl hydrolase, which yields MVRYYLIEFADGSVTRSADPWARAAGANGRRSMVVDLSRTDPDGWDADRRPTTPMSSDVIWETHIGDFSNAQSSGVPAEHRGKYLAFTDSGTTLNGEGTFPTCVEYLKNLGITVVQLLPFYDYGSVDETRTGGYNWGYDPVNYNVPEGSYSTNPYDGAVRIRECKAMVQALHAAGITVVMDVVYNHMYTTDNWFERVVPGYFCRRTDDGAFANGSGCGCDMATEHEMFRRFMVESVTYWASEYHLDGFRFDLMGLIDVETMRRIRASLDALPNGRSILMYGEPWAAGQSAPLPGTILADKQALPRLDSRIGHFCDTTRDAIKGHVFYRDQPGYVNGAAQQNRQAVLDAVDAHRHAVAREGEAGQIIQYVSAHDDLTLWDKLSISMRGNGANHLPDNTMYDDVLQGSTCAQEVLNANLLAAGIIATSAGLPFMLSGEEFARTKYGDDNSFDSGSRINELDWRRASDMQGLVRYYADLIAMRADDPAWFDAARTVVPTESSMIAFLVGRHAVLVNPDVREHVMPLTVMNRTVAQCGGDTESVSPLWRCMLDSTSDRYAISGRCDAQAGSGACVLNDAGFHVAARSLSIWTRGRSDDQAI from the coding sequence GTGGTACGCTATTATCTCATTGAATTCGCGGACGGCTCCGTGACTCGCAGCGCCGACCCCTGGGCCCGCGCGGCGGGCGCCAACGGCCGTCGCAGCATGGTGGTCGATCTGTCGCGCACCGATCCCGACGGCTGGGATGCGGATAGGCGCCCCACGACCCCGATGTCCTCGGACGTGATCTGGGAGACGCATATCGGCGATTTCAGCAATGCGCAATCCAGCGGCGTTCCCGCGGAGCACCGCGGCAAATACCTCGCCTTCACCGATTCGGGCACCACGTTGAACGGGGAAGGCACGTTCCCCACATGCGTCGAATACCTGAAGAACCTCGGCATCACCGTGGTGCAGCTGCTGCCGTTCTACGACTACGGTTCCGTCGACGAGACACGCACAGGCGGGTACAACTGGGGGTACGATCCGGTCAACTACAACGTTCCCGAAGGTTCCTACTCCACGAATCCGTATGATGGCGCGGTGCGCATCCGCGAATGCAAGGCCATGGTCCAGGCGTTGCATGCGGCCGGCATCACAGTGGTGATGGACGTGGTGTATAACCACATGTACACCACCGACAATTGGTTCGAGCGTGTGGTTCCCGGCTATTTCTGCCGGCGTACGGACGACGGCGCATTCGCGAACGGTTCGGGTTGCGGCTGCGATATGGCCACCGAGCATGAGATGTTCCGCAGGTTCATGGTCGAATCGGTGACCTACTGGGCGAGCGAATACCATCTGGACGGTTTCCGTTTCGATCTGATGGGCCTGATCGACGTGGAAACCATGCGCCGGATTCGCGCGTCGCTTGACGCGTTGCCGAACGGCCGCTCGATTCTGATGTACGGCGAACCTTGGGCCGCGGGACAGTCCGCTCCGCTGCCGGGCACGATACTGGCCGACAAGCAGGCGCTGCCGCGGCTGGATTCGCGTATCGGGCATTTCTGCGACACCACGCGCGACGCGATCAAAGGGCATGTGTTCTACCGTGACCAGCCCGGCTATGTGAACGGTGCCGCGCAGCAGAACCGTCAGGCGGTGCTCGATGCCGTGGACGCCCATCGGCATGCCGTGGCGCGTGAAGGCGAGGCGGGGCAGATCATCCAATATGTTTCCGCGCATGACGACCTGACGCTATGGGACAAACTCAGCATCAGTATGCGGGGCAACGGGGCGAACCATCTGCCCGACAACACCATGTACGATGACGTGCTTCAGGGCAGTACCTGCGCACAGGAGGTACTGAACGCGAACCTGCTCGCGGCGGGGATCATCGCCACGTCCGCCGGGCTGCCGTTCATGCTCTCCGGTGAGGAATTCGCGCGTACCAAATACGGCGACGACAATTCCTTCGACTCCGGCAGCAGAATCAACGAACTTGATTGGCGACGCGCCTCGGATATGCAAGGGCTGGTGAGGTACTACGCCGATCTCATCGCCATGCGTGCCGATGACCCCGCGTGGTTCGACGCTGCACGAACGGTCGTTCCCACGGAAAGCTCCATGATCGCGTTTCTGGTCGGACGTCATGCGGTGCTGGTTAATCCGGATGTGCGCGAGCATGTGATGCCGTTGACGGTGATGAACCGGACCGTGGCCCAATGCGGCGGTGATACGGAATCGGTTTCGCCGCTCTGGCGGTGCATGCTGGATTCGACCAGCGACCGCTATGCGATTAGTGGTCGGTGCGATGCGCAGGCCGGATCCGGAGCCTGCGTACTGAACGATGCCGGCTTCCATGTGGCCGCACGATCATTGTCAATCTGGACAAGAGGGAGGTCTGATGACCAGGCAATATAA
- a CDS encoding glutamate decarboxylase — translation MSDTHFSTTASSTCCGNDTRDADRLGSVEINPLFARPKEARSFPKNRIPDTGSLPETAYQVVHDDAMLDGNARLNLATFVGTWMDDYANRIYMEAADKNMIDKDEYPKTAEIEDRCWRMLADLWNNPDIDHAIGTSTIGSSEACMLGGLALKRRWVKARKAAGLPTDKPNLVMSSAVQVCWEKFCNYFDVEPRFVPISEEHKVLDGYDLDKYVDENTIGVVAIMGVTYTGMYEPVQHISDALDRIQEKTGLNIHIHVDAASGGIIAPFIQPDLAWDFRVKRVVSISTSGHKYGLVYPGLGWVVWRSTADLPESLVFKVSYLGGEMPTFALNFSRPGAQVLLQYYMFLRLGVEGYRRVQQASHDVAKYLSSEIAAMDDFTLWNDGSDIPVFAWMLKDKPGRKWNLYDLQDRLRMKGWLVPAYPMPVDLTDVTVQRIVVRNGFSHDLAESFLKDLKACVAYLDNLQAPMPSEAHVSGFHH, via the coding sequence ATGTCTGATACGCATTTCAGCACCACCGCCAGCTCCACTTGCTGCGGCAACGACACCCGCGATGCCGACCGCCTGGGCAGCGTGGAGATCAACCCGCTCTTCGCACGCCCGAAGGAGGCCCGATCCTTCCCGAAGAACCGCATCCCCGATACGGGCAGCCTGCCGGAAACCGCCTACCAGGTGGTGCACGACGACGCCATGCTCGACGGCAACGCCCGCCTGAATCTCGCCACATTCGTCGGCACCTGGATGGACGACTACGCCAACCGCATCTACATGGAAGCGGCCGACAAGAACATGATCGACAAGGACGAATACCCGAAGACCGCCGAAATCGAGGACCGCTGCTGGCGCATGCTGGCCGACCTGTGGAACAACCCCGACATCGACCACGCCATCGGCACATCCACTATCGGTTCGTCTGAAGCCTGCATGCTCGGCGGCCTGGCTCTCAAGCGCCGCTGGGTCAAGGCCCGCAAGGCCGCAGGCCTGCCCACCGACAAGCCGAATCTGGTGATGAGCAGCGCCGTGCAGGTCTGCTGGGAGAAGTTCTGCAACTACTTCGACGTGGAGCCCCGCTTCGTGCCGATCAGCGAAGAGCACAAGGTGCTGGACGGATACGATCTGGACAAATACGTCGATGAAAACACCATCGGCGTCGTCGCCATCATGGGTGTCACCTATACGGGCATGTACGAGCCGGTCCAGCACATCTCCGATGCGCTCGACCGCATTCAGGAGAAAACCGGACTGAACATCCACATCCATGTCGACGCCGCTTCGGGCGGCATAATCGCCCCGTTCATCCAGCCCGACCTCGCCTGGGACTTCCGCGTCAAGCGCGTGGTATCCATCAGCACCTCAGGCCATAAATACGGCTTGGTCTACCCCGGCCTCGGCTGGGTCGTATGGCGCTCCACCGCCGACCTGCCGGAAAGCCTGGTGTTCAAGGTCAGCTATCTTGGCGGCGAAATGCCCACCTTCGCCCTGAACTTCTCCCGTCCAGGCGCCCAGGTGCTGCTGCAGTACTACATGTTCCTGCGCCTCGGCGTCGAAGGGTACCGCCGCGTGCAGCAGGCGTCGCATGATGTGGCGAAATACCTATCGTCCGAGATCGCCGCCATGGACGATTTCACACTGTGGAACGACGGCTCCGATATTCCGGTCTTCGCCTGGATGCTCAAGGACAAGCCGGGCCGCAAATGGAACCTGTACGATCTGCAGGATCGCCTGCGCATGAAGGGATGGCTGGTGCCGGCATATCCGATGCCGGTCGATCTGACCGATGTGACCGTGCAACGCATCGTGGTGCGCAACGGGTTCAGCCATGATCTGGCCGAATCGTTCCTTAAGGATCTCAAGGCCTGCGTAGCGTATCTCGACAATCTGCAGGCGCCGATGCCGTCCGAGGCGCACGTCTCCGGATTCCATCACTGA
- a CDS encoding APC family permease: MAPSPAPLRAQTQTHSGGKTLMSIGQLAILTVVAVASLRSLPAMADYGLASVLLYLIPAVFFLVPTALVSAELATGWKGGVYVWVREAFGNRAGFVAIWLQWIQNVVWYPIQISFIAVSLSYVFGSGSLGNNGVYVAVVIIVLYWISTLVALRGGNLFAKVGSICGLIGTLLPAALLIILGIVWLCAGEPMRTSLHASALLPPWTGISSIVLIVSNVLAYAGMEVNAVHANDMKDPGREFPRATVLSTVLILLVLVLPTLSIAFAVPHRELGLIDGINLAFKEFFDHFGMDWGMPVISLLIALGAFSSVITWIAGPSRGLLAAARTGLMPPMLQRRNAAGVQEGILLAQGVIVTILALLFVLIPNGNTAFATLVDMATALYLMMYMMMFAAAIRLRISHPEVVRTYRVPALNWIAGIGFVAAAAAFVLAFVRPAGFSGMSSLGYALLVALVVAVLGVPPLIMYALRRTDWDLRSDRDKRDSSSILVNPTK, encoded by the coding sequence GTGGCGCCATCACCTGCCCCGTTACGAGCGCAGACCCAAACGCATAGCGGCGGCAAGACACTCATGTCGATCGGCCAGCTCGCCATACTGACCGTCGTAGCCGTCGCCTCACTCCGGTCACTGCCCGCAATGGCGGATTACGGCCTGGCCTCGGTACTGCTCTATCTGATTCCCGCAGTGTTCTTCCTCGTGCCCACGGCACTGGTCTCCGCCGAACTCGCCACCGGCTGGAAAGGTGGCGTATACGTATGGGTGCGCGAAGCCTTCGGCAATCGCGCTGGATTCGTGGCCATCTGGCTGCAGTGGATCCAGAACGTGGTGTGGTACCCGATTCAGATCTCCTTTATCGCAGTAAGCCTGTCGTACGTATTCGGTTCCGGCTCGCTGGGCAACAACGGCGTATACGTGGCCGTGGTGATCATCGTGCTGTATTGGATTTCCACACTGGTCGCCCTGCGGGGCGGCAACCTGTTCGCCAAAGTCGGGTCGATCTGCGGGCTGATCGGCACCCTGCTGCCAGCCGCGCTGCTCATCATACTGGGTATCGTCTGGCTGTGCGCAGGCGAACCGATGCGCACCTCACTGCACGCTTCGGCACTGTTGCCGCCATGGACCGGCATCTCCTCCATCGTGCTTATCGTATCGAACGTGCTCGCCTACGCCGGCATGGAGGTCAACGCCGTACATGCCAACGATATGAAGGATCCGGGGCGTGAATTCCCCCGCGCCACGGTGCTGTCCACCGTACTGATCCTGTTGGTGCTCGTGCTGCCGACCCTGTCCATCGCCTTCGCGGTGCCTCACAGGGAGCTTGGTCTGATCGACGGTATCAATCTGGCGTTCAAGGAGTTCTTCGACCACTTCGGCATGGACTGGGGCATGCCCGTTATCTCCCTGCTTATCGCACTGGGCGCCTTCTCCTCGGTGATCACCTGGATCGCAGGACCCTCACGCGGCCTGCTTGCCGCAGCACGCACCGGCCTGATGCCGCCCATGCTGCAGAGGCGCAATGCCGCCGGCGTGCAGGAGGGCATTCTGCTGGCGCAGGGCGTCATCGTCACCATACTCGCATTGCTGTTCGTGCTCATCCCGAACGGCAACACCGCGTTCGCCACGCTGGTGGACATGGCCACCGCACTGTATCTGATGATGTACATGATGATGTTCGCCGCGGCGATCCGCCTGCGTATCTCCCATCCGGAGGTCGTACGCACCTACCGCGTTCCGGCTTTGAACTGGATCGCAGGCATCGGCTTCGTGGCCGCAGCAGCCGCATTCGTGCTCGCCTTCGTGCGCCCGGCCGGATTCAGCGGCATGTCATCGCTCGGCTACGCGCTGCTGGTCGCATTGGTCGTGGCGGTGCTTGGCGTCCCCCCGCTGATCATGTATGCGCTGCGCCGCACCGATTGGGATCTGCGTTCGGACCGGGACAAACGCGATTCCTCCAGCATCCTGGTCAATCCAACGAAGTGA
- a CDS encoding glycosyltransferase — protein sequence MHNAAQQQDHEDRSLTIAMVVDSIGNQGNGTSNSALQWAQELERQGHTVRLVGIGAPVYAARVHHVPLVSWVAAKQQMQFAQPSDALFRSAFSGADVVHIYMPFAFGRRAAAVARRMGIPVTAGYHVQPENVLYSAGPLRYIPGLPHLIYRLFDHWLYHDIRHIHVPTDMTAHLLRANGYTAKLHVISNGYSPRFTTGMPESGTERGDKPFRIIASGRLTHEKDHITLIKAIERSRHADDIELVIAGTGPLRHYLKVQAGRRLQRPAHIGFHRNADMPDLLRSGDLLVHCSIADIESISVIEAMACGLVPVIAVSNLSAASHFALLDQSRFPVRDATALAACIDWWIEHPRERAEWSARYARHTAQCYSVCSSVKAFVAMEREAIADR from the coding sequence ATGCATAACGCCGCGCAACAGCAGGACCATGAAGACAGGTCGCTTACCATCGCAATGGTGGTGGATTCGATAGGCAACCAGGGCAACGGCACGTCGAATTCGGCGCTGCAATGGGCGCAGGAGCTGGAACGGCAAGGGCATACCGTGCGATTAGTGGGCATCGGCGCTCCCGTATATGCTGCTCGCGTCCATCATGTGCCGCTGGTCTCCTGGGTCGCGGCAAAGCAGCAGATGCAGTTCGCCCAGCCCAGCGATGCCCTGTTCCGTAGCGCGTTCAGCGGAGCGGATGTGGTGCATATCTACATGCCGTTCGCATTCGGTCGGCGAGCCGCGGCGGTCGCCAGACGAATGGGCATACCCGTAACCGCCGGGTATCACGTTCAGCCGGAGAATGTGCTGTACTCCGCAGGCCCGCTGCGCTACATTCCGGGTTTGCCGCATCTGATCTACCGGCTGTTCGATCATTGGCTGTATCACGATATCCGCCACATTCACGTGCCTACCGATATGACGGCACATCTATTGCGCGCAAACGGCTATACGGCGAAGCTGCATGTCATCTCAAACGGGTATTCGCCGCGATTTACCACCGGCATGCCTGAAAGCGGAACCGAAAGGGGAGACAAGCCGTTCCGCATCATCGCATCAGGCAGACTGACCCATGAAAAAGACCATATCACCCTGATCAAGGCGATTGAGCGTAGCAGGCATGCCGACGACATCGAACTCGTCATCGCCGGAACCGGTCCGCTGCGGCATTACCTGAAGGTTCAGGCAGGGCGCAGACTGCAACGTCCGGCGCATATCGGCTTTCATCGCAACGCCGACATGCCCGATCTGCTTCGTTCGGGCGATCTGCTTGTGCACTGCTCCATCGCGGATATCGAATCCATCAGCGTCATCGAAGCCATGGCCTGCGGGCTGGTACCGGTTATCGCAGTGTCGAATCTGTCGGCAGCAAGCCACTTCGCATTGCTTGACCAATCGCGTTTCCCCGTGCGCGATGCCACGGCGCTCGCGGCATGTATCGACTGGTGGATCGAGCATCCCCGGGAACGTGCCGAATGGAGTGCCCGCTATGCGCGGCATACGGCGCAATGCTATTCCGTATGCTCCAGTGTGAAGGCCTTCGTGGCCATGGAACGCGAGGCTATAGCAGATCGATGA